In Mycolicibacterium alvei, a single window of DNA contains:
- a CDS encoding WhiB family transcriptional regulator codes for MSIAMTAPEVSVAPVTCEQRLPEVPCHIGDPDLWFAESPVDLEQAKALCADCPIRNACLTAALERQEPWGVWGGEILDRGTVVARKRPRGRPRKNAAGNPAAA; via the coding sequence ATGTCCATTGCGATGACCGCTCCGGAGGTGAGCGTCGCGCCGGTGACATGCGAGCAGCGGCTACCGGAGGTGCCGTGCCACATCGGGGATCCCGATCTGTGGTTCGCCGAGAGCCCAGTCGATCTGGAGCAGGCCAAGGCGCTGTGTGCGGATTGCCCGATCCGCAACGCGTGCCTGACGGCTGCGCTGGAACGGCAGGAGCCGTGGGGTGTCTGGGGCGGTGAGATCCTGGACCGCGGAACCGTCGTGGCCCGCAAGCGGCCGCGTGGGCGTCCGCGGAAGAACGCCGCGGGGAACCCGGCCGCCGCCTAA